One Trichomycterus rosablanca isolate fTriRos1 chromosome 12, fTriRos1.hap1, whole genome shotgun sequence DNA window includes the following coding sequences:
- the vgll3 gene encoding transcription cofactor vestigial-like protein 3 — MSCLEVMYHHQNYGTHHYLPTSAAAAAAYKAVYYHHHHHHQQQQQQQQQKKFSAYSRMQDSVDLPVQCGQSKQVEKPRAEPELQRDREQDGDEEARCKDSQPAETEYLSSRCVLFTYFHGDIGDVVDEHFSRALSQPSAFSNDSKSNKLPSGGTWKDQNSVPEGQCGSLPSSVWSSTYPSQTISSVHGDFPATAAFHAAETGIWSGHGMAQHGLPPPSALTDSWPYALGGQSGAGYHHVHEMYTQMHSRHPHPHVHAHPMLHHSHSTALDHRFSPLLLPGMRTSFSPSSSNTDGIKTELEPTASNWPASFHGSVDIYDTAMEQEKAKVSVWF; from the exons ATGAGCTGCCTGGAGGTTATGTACCATCATCAGAACTATGGAACTCATCATTACCTCCCGACCAGTGCTGCAGCTGCTGCAGCTTATAAAGCGGTTtactaccatcatcatcatcatcatcagcagcagcagcaacaacaacaacag AAAAAGTTCAGTGCCTACAGCAGGATGCAGGACTCTGTAGACCTCCCTGTGCAGTGTGGCCAGAGTAAACAGGTCGAGAAGCCTAGAGCTGAGCCTGAGCTGCAAAGAGATAGAGAGCAGGATGGTGACGAGGAGGCAAGGTGTAAAGACTCCCAACCAGCTGAGACCGAATACCTGAGCTCCAGATGTGTGCTCTTTACATATTTCCATGGGGATATCGGCGACGTGGTGGATGAACACTTCTCTCGAGCTCTCAGTCAACCTAGTGCCTTCAGTAACGACTCCAAAAGTAACAAGCTACCTTCCGGAGGAACATGGAAAG ATCAAAATTCTGTCCCTGAGGGTCAGTGTGGCTCTCTGCCCTCTTCTGTGTGGAGCAGCACTTATCCATCTCAGACCATCTCTTCAGTTCATGGTGACTTTCCTGCCACAGCTGCCTTTCATGCTGCAGAAACTGGCATTTGGAGTGGCCATGGCATGGCCCAGCATGGCCTACCTCCTCCGTCTGCACTTACTGACTCCTGGCCCTACGCTCTCGGGGGTCAAAGCGGAGCCGGATACCATCACGTTCACGAGATGTACACTCAAATGCACTCACGGCACCCTCATCCACATGTACATGCCCATCCAATGCTCCATCACAGCCACAGCACTGCTCTGGATCATCGTTTCAGTCCCCTTCTGCTGCCTGGCATGAGGACATCCTTTAGTCCTTCGTCTTCAAATACAGACGGAATCAAAACTGAACTAGAACCCACAGCTTCAAACTGGCCTGCATCCTTCCACGGCTCTG